In Planctomycetia bacterium, one DNA window encodes the following:
- a CDS encoding 2-oxoacid:acceptor oxidoreductase subunit alpha yields MESMMSSTAVLEEQKSNKPIESLDEVVIRFAGDSGDGMQLAGTQFTRATVIFGNDVSTFPDYPAEIRAPAGSLAGVSGFQVNFSSHDIHTPGDMVDTLVAFNPAALKTNIKDVKSGGIVIANEDAFGKTDLKKAGYETNPLEDGTLSKYRVFKIPISKLNSTALANSGLGAKEVDRCKNFFALGLISWLYHRPLEPTVEWIERSMAKKPEMIEANKAVLKAGYYFGETCELFQVSYKVSKAKLAPGKYRRISGNEATALGLIAAANLASKELFYASYPITPASDVLHSLAKYKNYHVKTFQAEDEIAAMTAAIGASFAGDIAVTGTSGPGLALKGEGIGLAVMTELPVVIVDVQRGGPSTGLPTKTEQADLFQAVLGRNGECPVCVLAACGPADCFDMAIEAVRIATRYMTPVILLTDGYIANGEEPWLLPSIKSLPRIEIHHPEANGDAGAFKPYKRDDKLARPWAIPGTKGLEHRIGGLEKQDVTGNVSYDPDNHEHMIHTRARKIAGIANDLPDQTVYGPAEGDLLVVGWGGTAGAIRSAVERAQQKGHKVAGTHLRYMNPFPKNFGDLLKRYKKVLVCELNMGQLRYMLRATYLVDALGLNKVQGKPFRIAEIESKILDVLGSK; encoded by the coding sequence ATGGAGAGCATGATGAGCAGCACGGCGGTCTTGGAAGAACAGAAGTCAAATAAGCCCATTGAGTCGCTGGATGAAGTGGTGATTCGCTTCGCGGGCGACTCGGGCGACGGCATGCAGCTCGCGGGCACGCAGTTCACCCGCGCGACGGTGATCTTCGGGAACGACGTGAGCACGTTTCCGGATTACCCCGCCGAGATTCGCGCCCCGGCCGGTTCGCTGGCCGGCGTCTCGGGCTTTCAGGTCAACTTCAGCAGCCACGACATCCACACGCCCGGCGACATGGTCGATACGCTCGTCGCGTTCAATCCCGCCGCGCTGAAGACCAACATCAAGGACGTGAAGAGCGGCGGCATCGTCATTGCCAACGAAGACGCCTTCGGCAAGACCGATCTGAAGAAGGCGGGCTATGAGACCAATCCGCTGGAAGATGGCACGCTGTCTAAATACCGCGTGTTCAAGATCCCCATCTCCAAGCTCAACAGCACGGCCCTGGCCAACAGCGGCCTGGGCGCCAAGGAAGTCGACCGCTGCAAGAACTTTTTCGCCCTGGGCCTGATTTCCTGGCTTTACCACCGGCCGCTTGAGCCGACCGTCGAGTGGATCGAGCGATCGATGGCCAAAAAGCCGGAAATGATCGAGGCCAACAAGGCCGTCTTGAAGGCCGGCTACTATTTCGGCGAGACGTGCGAGCTGTTCCAGGTGAGCTATAAGGTCTCGAAGGCCAAGTTGGCCCCGGGCAAATACCGGCGCATCAGCGGCAACGAGGCAACCGCACTGGGTCTGATCGCCGCCGCGAACCTCGCAAGCAAGGAGCTGTTCTACGCGAGCTATCCGATCACCCCCGCGAGCGACGTGCTTCATTCGCTCGCCAAGTACAAGAATTACCACGTCAAGACCTTCCAGGCTGAAGACGAAATCGCCGCGATGACCGCCGCCATCGGCGCGTCCTTCGCGGGCGACATCGCGGTCACCGGAACCAGCGGCCCCGGACTTGCGCTCAAGGGCGAAGGCATCGGCCTCGCCGTCATGACCGAGTTGCCCGTCGTCATTGTTGACGTGCAGCGCGGCGGGCCGAGCACCGGCTTGCCGACCAAGACCGAGCAGGCCGACCTCTTCCAGGCCGTCCTGGGACGAAATGGTGAATGTCCGGTCTGCGTGCTGGCGGCTTGCGGACCGGCCGATTGTTTCGACATGGCGATCGAGGCGGTGCGCATTGCGACACGCTACATGACGCCGGTGATTTTGTTGACAGACGGCTACATCGCCAACGGCGAAGAGCCTTGGCTGCTGCCAAGCATCAAGAGCCTGCCGCGCATCGAGATTCATCACCCCGAAGCCAACGGCGACGCCGGCGCGTTCAAGCCTTACAAGCGTGATGACAAGCTGGCCCGCCCCTGGGCGATCCCTGGTACGAAGGGCCTGGAGCACCGCATCGGCGGCCTGGAAAAGCAGGACGTCACCGGAAACGTCAGCTACGATCCCGACAACCACGAACACATGATCCACACCCGCGCGAGGAAGATCGCCGGTATCGCCAACGACCTTCCCGATCAGACGGTCTACGGCCCCGCCGAGGGCGATCTGCTGGTCGTCGGGTGGGGCGGCACAGCCGGCGCGATTCGCAGCGCGGTCGAGCGTGCGCAGCAGAAGGGGCACAAGGTCGCCGGGACGCATCTGCGATACATGAACCCGTTCCCGAAGAAC
- a CDS encoding matrixin family metalloprotease, whose translation MPSTIRSGIVLLALIAGVVVLARLPISPGESAAQPGILDGRYPSTRVSLDWYEKNWKPSERIGGPVAACFAEGTPLEIIQRVQEQLNFPDEFRYNLVGRWPGSQGDPIVLTWSFVPDGVTIPSGIGEGSGPNELFARMDSLFAGQGGRATWVSRFQQSFDRWAALTGTSYVRLTAAGVDWDDGAAWGSAGNGTTRGDVRIGMKVIDGVSNTLAYNNFPSGGGDMVLDRAESWNSSGSSNIFLRDVVMHEHGHGLGIAHVCPLLGGTNGRLMEPIINTSIDGPRHDDLRAGQRFYGDNDEPNNTAATATDLGSVTAGVPVSRGAVPPPTIPNTSILSIDADGEQDYYRFTTSFAAKISTLTVTPQGFSYDSSTQAGDGSCNSGNITDSLSAQNLNVQIIGTDGTTVLATGASQPAGSAESLSEVQLTGSPGNFYIRIYEGSTSSLTQLYTLTFTVVSSTADVTPPTPNPLTWASEPAPLSSTEITMTATTATDVASPPVEYQFDFTTGSDVGGTDSPWQTSTVYIDDGLVPNNFYNYRVRARDQAVPNNLTGYSSTINSPTHIETPVSVSFGTITDTSIEVFADGTFTNIGFISTGFFFEMTPAAGSGANVWVASPTTTVTGLTPGVTYTFRARARNWSGLETPFSSPNGATTPGGSCTLEGDVNNDSVLNALDIAGFVRCKLGTQIPEDQCLCADLGNGDLQLDVDEFIAALLAIP comes from the coding sequence ATGCCGTCCACCATTCGATCAGGGATCGTCCTGCTTGCTTTGATCGCCGGGGTTGTTGTGCTGGCCCGCTTACCGATTTCCCCCGGTGAGTCCGCGGCCCAGCCGGGCATCCTAGACGGGCGGTATCCTTCCACGCGCGTCAGTCTCGACTGGTACGAAAAGAACTGGAAACCATCGGAGCGTATCGGTGGGCCGGTTGCGGCGTGTTTCGCCGAGGGAACACCGCTGGAGATCATTCAGCGTGTGCAGGAGCAGCTCAATTTCCCGGACGAGTTCCGCTACAACCTCGTCGGTCGCTGGCCGGGTTCGCAGGGCGACCCGATCGTTCTGACTTGGAGCTTTGTTCCCGACGGCGTGACGATCCCGAGCGGGATTGGTGAAGGATCGGGCCCCAATGAGCTGTTCGCGCGAATGGACTCGTTGTTCGCAGGCCAGGGCGGTCGTGCCACCTGGGTTTCTCGATTTCAACAGAGCTTTGACCGCTGGGCGGCGCTGACGGGCACGTCGTATGTGCGCCTGACGGCGGCGGGCGTGGACTGGGACGACGGCGCCGCATGGGGCAGCGCGGGCAACGGCACGACGCGCGGCGACGTGCGCATCGGCATGAAAGTCATCGACGGCGTTAGTAATACGCTTGCCTATAATAATTTTCCGTCCGGCGGCGGCGACATGGTGCTGGACCGGGCGGAATCCTGGAACAGTTCCGGAAGTTCCAACATCTTCCTGCGCGACGTGGTGATGCATGAACACGGGCACGGCCTGGGCATCGCCCACGTCTGCCCGCTGCTGGGCGGCACGAACGGCCGCCTGATGGAGCCGATCATCAACACGAGCATCGACGGCCCGCGGCACGATGATCTGCGTGCCGGGCAGCGGTTTTATGGCGACAACGACGAGCCGAACAACACGGCAGCCACGGCGACGGACCTCGGATCGGTCACGGCCGGCGTGCCGGTGAGCCGCGGGGCCGTTCCCCCGCCGACGATTCCCAACACCTCGATCCTGTCGATCGATGCCGACGGTGAGCAGGACTATTACCGATTCACCACGAGCTTCGCGGCGAAGATTTCGACGCTGACGGTCACGCCGCAGGGCTTTTCGTACGATTCGAGCACGCAGGCGGGCGACGGCAGCTGCAACAGCGGGAACATCACGGACAGCCTGTCGGCTCAAAACCTGAACGTTCAGATCATCGGCACCGACGGAACGACGGTGCTCGCCACGGGCGCCAGCCAGCCGGCCGGTTCGGCAGAATCGCTCTCGGAAGTGCAGTTGACCGGGTCGCCGGGGAATTTTTACATACGTATCTATGAAGGAAGCACCTCGAGCCTGACGCAGCTTTACACGCTTACGTTCACGGTTGTCTCAAGCACGGCGGACGTGACGCCGCCGACGCCCAATCCGCTGACCTGGGCGTCCGAGCCGGCGCCGTTGAGCAGCACGGAAATCACGATGACGGCCACGACGGCGACGGACGTGGCCAGCCCGCCGGTCGAGTACCAGTTCGACTTTACCACCGGTTCGGACGTCGGCGGGACCGACAGCCCCTGGCAGACGTCGACCGTTTACATCGACGACGGGCTGGTGCCCAACAACTTCTACAACTACCGCGTCCGAGCGCGGGATCAGGCCGTGCCGAACAACCTGACTGGTTACTCGTCGACGATCAACAGCCCGACGCACATTGAGACACCTGTCTCTGTAAGCTTCGGAACGATCACCGACACGTCGATCGAAGTCTTCGCCGACGGAACCTTCACCAACATCGGCTTCATCAGCACGGGATTTTTCTTTGAGATGACGCCGGCGGCCGGCAGCGGGGCGAATGTCTGGGTGGCCTCGCCGACCACGACGGTGACCGGGCTGACGCCGGGCGTGACCTACACCTTCCGGGCCAGGGCGCGGAACTGGAGCGGGCTGGAGACGCCGTTCTCCAGCCCCAACGGGGCAACGACGCCGGGGGGAAGCTGCACGCTGGAGGGCGATGTCAACAACGATTCGGTGTTGAACGCGTTGGACATCGCCGGCTTCGTGCGATGCAAGCTGGGAACACAGATTCCCGAGGATCAATGCCTCTGCGCTGATCTGGGCAACGGTGATTTGCAGCTCGACGTGGATGAATTCATCGCCGCGCTGCTGGCAATTCCATAG
- a CDS encoding LacI family DNA-binding transcriptional regulator, whose amino-acid sequence MAERKIKNVTLRDVARRVGVSAMTVSRALSGKEHLVGAETARRCRDVAEQMGYVPNLMARSLRGEQLNTIVMLAEFISSHHYLAKLVDEVSQAIEARKYGVISCQSFSSYRQALRNFKLAGAVVIAPPEEFYRVSAGESSSVTAGTPTVLIHSAVEQTRFHEVSPDIAGFSYIAASHLIGLGHRHLGYLGGPHPEEEPSWFELRRRGIERAFKEHGISASNVRQEACANANLCAASLQKLLTSAPQTTGIICINDEIAMASVVAAASIGREVPRDLSIVGCNDIQLAQYFRPALTTIGIDIKAMVATALDLLFEEIRRNPDADPREPIRIRLPATLITRDSTARVASQ is encoded by the coding sequence GTGGCCGAGCGGAAGATCAAGAACGTAACCTTGCGAGACGTGGCCCGGCGGGTCGGGGTCTCGGCGATGACGGTCTCGCGGGCGCTGTCCGGCAAGGAGCACCTGGTCGGAGCCGAAACGGCGCGGCGTTGCCGCGACGTGGCGGAACAGATGGGCTACGTCCCGAATCTCATGGCACGCAGCCTCCGCGGCGAGCAATTGAACACGATTGTGATGCTCGCGGAATTCATCTCCAGCCACCACTACCTCGCGAAGCTGGTTGATGAGGTTTCCCAGGCGATCGAAGCGCGAAAATACGGCGTGATCAGTTGCCAGTCGTTCAGCAGTTACCGACAGGCGCTGCGGAATTTCAAGCTCGCCGGGGCGGTGGTCATCGCACCTCCGGAGGAGTTTTATCGTGTCTCGGCCGGTGAAAGCTCGTCGGTGACAGCCGGCACCCCGACCGTGTTGATCCACAGCGCCGTGGAGCAGACACGCTTTCATGAAGTCAGCCCGGACATCGCGGGGTTTTCATACATCGCCGCGTCACACCTCATCGGCCTCGGCCATCGCCACCTGGGTTACCTTGGCGGGCCGCATCCCGAGGAAGAACCGAGTTGGTTCGAGCTTCGGCGGCGCGGGATCGAGCGCGCGTTCAAGGAGCACGGGATTTCGGCGTCCAATGTCCGACAAGAAGCCTGTGCCAATGCCAACCTGTGCGCTGCCTCGCTTCAGAAGCTGCTCACCAGCGCTCCGCAGACCACCGGGATCATCTGCATCAACGACGAAATCGCCATGGCATCGGTCGTCGCGGCCGCCAGCATCGGCCGGGAAGTGCCCCGGGACCTGTCCATCGTGGGCTGCAACGATATCCAATTGGCGCAGTATTTCCGGCCCGCCCTGACGACGATCGGGATCGACATCAAAGCGATGGTGGCCACGGCCCTGGACCTGCTTTTTGAGGAGATTCGACGGAACCCGGACGCCGACCCGCGAGAACCGATTCGCATTCGATTGCCGGCCACGCTGATCACGCGTGATTCCACCGCGCGCGTCGCTTCACAGTAG
- a CDS encoding ribose-phosphate diphosphokinase, with protein MAAGKLKLLLLGGSASQQFTAAIGKQLRIRPGQTFTKHFSEGNTFVRVGENVRGRDVYFVQSLSYPVNDHFVELLFYIDALKRASARTVTAVIPFFGYGKGDKKDEPRVSIRARVVADCLEAAGVDRIVTMDLHAPQIQGFFHVPVDHLYALPVIAGYFRTMVDRNWVVVAPDVGATAMANGYSRALGAKTVIAEKSRSDHREKAVVNRIIGHVAGKNALIVDDFTTTGGTLAATAKRLIEEGAKSVYAAVAHGVMTHGAAAVIDASPIRQLIITDTLEYRFEPLSRKVKVVSAAPLFARAIRNIHTQSSVSKLFEF; from the coding sequence ATGGCAGCAGGCAAACTCAAGTTACTTTTACTTGGCGGATCCGCGAGTCAGCAGTTCACGGCGGCCATCGGCAAGCAGTTGCGAATCCGCCCCGGGCAGACGTTTACGAAGCATTTCTCCGAGGGCAATACGTTCGTTCGCGTCGGCGAGAACGTCCGTGGGCGCGATGTCTATTTCGTGCAGTCGCTCTCGTACCCGGTCAACGATCACTTCGTGGAGCTGCTGTTCTACATCGACGCGCTGAAACGCGCCAGCGCCCGCACCGTTACCGCGGTGATTCCGTTTTTCGGATATGGCAAAGGCGACAAGAAGGACGAGCCGCGCGTGTCGATCCGGGCGCGGGTTGTGGCCGATTGCCTGGAGGCGGCGGGGGTCGATCGCATCGTGACGATGGACCTGCATGCCCCGCAGATACAGGGTTTTTTCCATGTGCCCGTGGATCACCTCTACGCCTTGCCGGTGATCGCGGGGTATTTCCGCACGATGGTGGATCGCAATTGGGTCGTTGTCGCGCCGGATGTCGGCGCGACCGCCATGGCAAATGGCTATTCGCGCGCCCTGGGCGCCAAGACCGTCATTGCCGAGAAGTCCCGCAGCGACCATCGCGAGAAGGCCGTCGTAAACCGGATTATTGGCCATGTGGCCGGGAAGAACGCACTGATCGTGGACGACTTCACGACCACCGGCGGAACGCTCGCGGCAACCGCCAAGCGCCTCATCGAAGAGGGCGCCAAATCGGTGTACGCCGCGGTGGCCCACGGTGTGATGACGCACGGGGCAGCAGCCGTGATCGATGCCAGTCCGATTCGCCAATTGATTATCACCGATACGCTGGAGTACCGGTTTGAGCCGCTGTCGCGTAAAGTGAAGGTGGTTTCGGCCGCACCGCTGTTCGCCCGTGCGATAAGAAACATTCACACCCAATCCAGCGTCTCAAAACTGTTTGAGTTTTAA